Genomic DNA from Marinobacter sp. LV10MA510-1:
TGCAGCATGGTGGTGATTTTTTTCACCTCGGTGGGCGAGTCGTCAACAATAAGAATGCGAGCCATGGTGTCCCCAATGAGTTCCGGAAGTGTCAGAATTAGTGCTGCGCCTGCGGCACGAAATGACGAATGGTATTAAGCAGTTCGTCTTTGCTGAATGGTTTGGTCAGATACTGATCGGAACCCACAATGCGGCCTTTCGCCTTGTCAAACAGGCCATCTTTGCTGGACAGCATGATCACCGGTGTTTTCTTGAAGGTGGAGTTGTTCTTGATAAGGGCGCAGGTTTGATATCCGTCTAGCCTCGGCATCATGATATCAACAAAAATAATGTCGGGTTTGGAGTCGGCAATTTTGGCCAGAGCATCGAAACCGTCAGTAGCGGTTATGACATCACAGCCAACTTTCTTCAAAAGGGTTTCGGCAGTGCGACGAATCGTTTTGCTGTCGTCGATTACCATGACTTTCAAGTTCCCGAAGTTGTCGTCCATTGTCCAACTGCCTTGCGTTCAGCGACTGTATTGTTAGCAAACCGGGGTTCTAGCACAAACACCAATGTTATCCTATGAACTCCGCTCCTTTATAAAGTATAGGTGCCCGAATAGACAGTACTTGTTCGTCAATAAATGTACTTTTGCCGGCCGCATCACGTTATGGACTGAGGATTTCTGCAGATGCAATCACGGCTCGGGTACAATACCATCTGAACTCTCAGCATAGCACTATGTGAAAGGCCTGCTCTGCAGGCCGGTTCGTATTTTTAAACACCCGGCCATAGAAAGAGATGTTATGACAGTCCGACTCGGTATCGTGATGGATCCCATTGACAGGATCCAGTTCAAAAAAGACAGTTCGCTGGCCATGCTCTGGGCCGCCCAACAACGGGGCTGGCAGCTGGTTTATATGGAACCGGAGGATATGTACCTGGATGGCGGCCAGGCTCGGGCCCGCAGCCGCAACCTGACGGTGCGGATGGACCCAATCGACTGGTACAGCTTTGAGTCGGAAGACGACATTGCCCTGGGTGATCTGGACGTCATTCTTATGCGCCAGGACCCCCCGGTAGACCGTGAATTTCTGATGGCGACCTATATCTTGAGCGCCGCTGAAGAGCAGGGCGCGCTGGTGGTGAACCCGCCGGCTACTCTGCGTGACTGCAACGAAAAGCTGTTTGCCACCCAGTTTGAAGATCTGACGCCGCCGCTGATTGTCACTTGCTCTTCAGTGCGCTTACGCGCGTTTTACGCCGAGCACAAAGACATCATCATGAAGCCAATCGATGGCATGGGCGGCAGTTCTATATTTCGTATTAAAGAAAACGACGGCAACCTGGGCGTGATCATTGAAACCCTCACCGAGCACGGCACCCGGCAGGCTATGGCGCAGAAGTTTGTGCCCGCAATCACACAGGGCGACAAACGCATTCTGATGATTGAAGGTGAGCCCGTACCCTACGCGTTGGCGCGCATACCCTCCGCCGGTGAAAATCGCGGTAATCTGGCTGCCGGTGGCCGCGGTGAAGGCCGCGAACTGACCGACCGCGATCGCGAGATATGTGCCCGGGTGGCGCCGGTGATAAAAGCCAAGGGCCTGATGTTTGTGGGTTTGGACGTGATTGGCGATTACCTGACCGAAATCAACGTAACCAGCCCCACCTGTATCCGCGAATTGGACGCCGCCTTTGGCATTGATATCAGCGCGTTGTTGATGGATGCCATTGCCAAAAGGCTGCAGCAGCGCTGATCGTTTCAAGCGGCATTAATTTGATGGTTCAAGAGCAACGGGAATGGCAGTTCAGGTAAGCGATGTTGACCGGTTTTCGTTCACCCTGTTTATGGCTTTGGCGATTCATGGGGTGATTGTGCTGGGCATTACTTTCGCGCCCGAGACACCGCCGCCATCGGCGCAAACCATGGAAATTACCCTGTCGCGTTTCGCCGATGAAAAAGCGCCGGAAAAAGCGGATTTTCTGGCGCCCACCACTCAGCAGGGCAGTGGTACTGAAGAACAGGCAAAAGAACTGACTAGCCCACAGCCAGTGGAACTGAGCCAGACCGAAGTGGTGCAGGTTCAACCCGAGCCCCAGGCGCAGCCCGAACCACAGCCGGCGCAACAGCAAGCGGTGGTGAGTACCAAGGCGCCCAGTGCAAGACAGGTTGCCAAGCCAGAAGTCCGCGCCGAAGTTGTTAAAGAGTTGCCAGTCAAGCCAAGGCCAAATCTGCTGCAGCGCAGCCTGGAAATTGCCAGTCTGGAAGCCCGGTTGGATGCCCAGCAACAAGCTTACTCACGCAAACCCCGCGTGTTGCGGGTAACCGCGGCTTCAACGCTCCAGTCCAGCAACGCCTGGTATGTTCAGAACTGGGTGAGTAAGGTAACCCGTGTGGGCAACATGAATTATCCCGCCGAAGCCCGGAACAGCGGTCTTTATGGTGACTTGCGCTTGCTGGTCACACTGCGCAAAGATGGTAGCTTGAAAGAAGTTTTAGTGGTGCAGTCATCGGGCAGCACTTTGTTGGACGACGCAGCCATTCGTATTGTGAGACTGGCGGCACCTTATCCGCCATTCCCCGAGGAGATGAGCCGCAATGTCGATGAACTTGAAATTATACGTACCTGGTCATTCCAGCAGCGGGGGCTGACATCCGGATGAGCGATACTGCCAATACAACGGACAATTTTCGCAATCATTTTCTGGTGGCGTCACCGTGGATGGGTGATCCGCGTTTTCACGGCGCGGTGATTTACGTGTGCGATCATTCCGCCGAGGGCGCACTGGGCTTGACCGTCAACCAGCCTCTGGACATCCACCTGGGGGAAATCCTGGAACAGCTCGACATGCACGGCGGCGAACTGGATTTGCCGGTGTTTGCCGGTGGCCCGGTGCAGACCGAGCGCGGCTTTGTGCTACACAACCCCGGGCAGCGCTGGCAGCATACCGCGGAAGTGACCGCCGACATCTGGCTGACCACCTCGCGCGACATATTGGCCGACATAGGTGCTGCCAAGGGGCCGGATGAATTTCTGGTGGCCTTGGGTTACGCCGGCTGGGGTGACGGTCAGTTAGAAGCGGAGTTAGGCGGCAATACCTGGCTGACCTGTCCGGCCAGCCCGGACCTGTTGTTTCGTACGCCCTGGAATCGTCGCTATCAGGCGGTTCTGGCCAGTATGGGCATCGACATTAACCAGCTTAGCGAGACCATAGGCCATGCGTGAAGCCGGCCAACGCCGCGTTATGGCGTTTGATTTTGGCACCCGCCGCATCGGCGTTGCCGTGGGCCAGGAAATGCTCGGCCGCGGCGAACCACTGACCATGATCGCGGCCCGCGATGGTACGCCAGATTGGGCCCAGCTGGAAAAGCTGCTGAACGAATGGCGCCCTGACCTGGTGGTGGTCGGCTTGCCATTGAATATGGACGACAGCGAAAACGAGATGTGCGCCCGCGCCCGCAAATTTGGCAAACGCCTGCACGGGCGCTTTCATGTGACGGTGGAAATGGTGGACGAGCGCCTGACCAGCTACCAGGCCAAAGGTGAAGTGATGGCCGCCGGCGGTAGCCGCAATTATGGGCGCCATGGCGTGGATGATCGCGCCGCGGTGCTGATTCTGGAAACCTGGTTCAATCAATAGCCCTATCTGACAACCCATGTTGACCTAACGAATGTTAACCACGGTGCCTGCCCGGCGCTGCGATGAGGATCTATGAACGGACAACTTGATATAGAGCCACTACTGGACAAAATGGAAACCGGCCTGCGCCAGTTGTTGCAGGAACGTGGGGTAAGTTCACCGGCACTTATCGGAATTCGAACCGGTGGTGTGTGGCTGGCCGCCGAACTGGCCCGGCGCCTGCAATTGCAGGAACCGTTTGGTGAGCTAGATATTTCATTTTACCGCGACGATTTCAGTCGTATTGGCCTGAACCCCAAGGTAAAGCCGTCGAGCTTGCCGTTTGATACCGCCGATCGCGACGTCGTATTAATAGACGACGTGATCATGAGCGGCCGTACGATTCGTGCCGCGATGAATGAAATCTTCGATTATGGCCGCCCGGCCAGTATTATACTCGCCACGTTGATTGATTTGGGCGCCCGTGAACTGCCGGTGCAGCCCGACGTGCGGGGTCTTACGCTGACGCTGGCGACCAACCAGCGCATAAAGTTGCGCGGGCCCGATCCGCTGCGCATTGAACTTGAACAGGCCTAGCCGCACTCAAGCTAAACCCTACCCATGCCCCAGCCACCTTTGTTTGTACAGGCAATCCATGACCGCAATCGCTACTGGCCCCCATCATTTGCAGCTGACCCGGGAAGGTCAGTTGCGACATTTTCTGACTCTGGACGGCCTTGGCCGCGAGTTACTGACCGACATTCTTGACACCGCTGACTCCTTCATAGAGGTGGGCGAGCGCACTATTAAAAAGGTTCCATTGCTGCGCGGGCGTACCGTGGTGAACCTGTTTTTCGAATCCAGTACCCGCACCCGCAGCACCTTCGAGCTGGCGGCCAAA
This window encodes:
- the pilG gene encoding twitching motility response regulator PilG — protein: MDDNFGNLKVMVIDDSKTIRRTAETLLKKVGCDVITATDGFDALAKIADSKPDIIFVDIMMPRLDGYQTCALIKNNSTFKKTPVIMLSSKDGLFDKAKGRIVGSDQYLTKPFSKDELLNTIRHFVPQAQH
- the gshB gene encoding glutathione synthase; translation: MTVRLGIVMDPIDRIQFKKDSSLAMLWAAQQRGWQLVYMEPEDMYLDGGQARARSRNLTVRMDPIDWYSFESEDDIALGDLDVILMRQDPPVDREFLMATYILSAAEEQGALVVNPPATLRDCNEKLFATQFEDLTPPLIVTCSSVRLRAFYAEHKDIIMKPIDGMGGSSIFRIKENDGNLGVIIETLTEHGTRQAMAQKFVPAITQGDKRILMIEGEPVPYALARIPSAGENRGNLAAGGRGEGRELTDRDREICARVAPVIKAKGLMFVGLDVIGDYLTEINVTSPTCIRELDAAFGIDISALLMDAIAKRLQQR
- a CDS encoding energy transducer TonB; its protein translation is MAVQVSDVDRFSFTLFMALAIHGVIVLGITFAPETPPPSAQTMEITLSRFADEKAPEKADFLAPTTQQGSGTEEQAKELTSPQPVELSQTEVVQVQPEPQAQPEPQPAQQQAVVSTKAPSARQVAKPEVRAEVVKELPVKPRPNLLQRSLEIASLEARLDAQQQAYSRKPRVLRVTAASTLQSSNAWYVQNWVSKVTRVGNMNYPAEARNSGLYGDLRLLVTLRKDGSLKEVLVVQSSGSTLLDDAAIRIVRLAAPYPPFPEEMSRNVDELEIIRTWSFQQRGLTSG
- a CDS encoding YqgE/AlgH family protein, with amino-acid sequence MSDTANTTDNFRNHFLVASPWMGDPRFHGAVIYVCDHSAEGALGLTVNQPLDIHLGEILEQLDMHGGELDLPVFAGGPVQTERGFVLHNPGQRWQHTAEVTADIWLTTSRDILADIGAAKGPDEFLVALGYAGWGDGQLEAELGGNTWLTCPASPDLLFRTPWNRRYQAVLASMGIDINQLSETIGHA
- the ruvX gene encoding Holliday junction resolvase RuvX, whose amino-acid sequence is MREAGQRRVMAFDFGTRRIGVAVGQEMLGRGEPLTMIAARDGTPDWAQLEKLLNEWRPDLVVVGLPLNMDDSENEMCARARKFGKRLHGRFHVTVEMVDERLTSYQAKGEVMAAGGSRNYGRHGVDDRAAVLILETWFNQ
- the pyrR gene encoding bifunctional pyr operon transcriptional regulator/uracil phosphoribosyltransferase PyrR; translated protein: MNGQLDIEPLLDKMETGLRQLLQERGVSSPALIGIRTGGVWLAAELARRLQLQEPFGELDISFYRDDFSRIGLNPKVKPSSLPFDTADRDVVLIDDVIMSGRTIRAAMNEIFDYGRPASIILATLIDLGARELPVQPDVRGLTLTLATNQRIKLRGPDPLRIELEQA